A genomic stretch from Candidatus Woesearchaeota archaeon includes:
- a CDS encoding cob(I)yrinic acid a,c-diamide adenosyltransferase, whose amino-acid sequence MARYGKIQVYTGDGKGKTTASLGLALRTVGQGGKVFIVQFMKGGAYTGEFISIKNFLPKIDIIQFGRGCVKEKKQMKLLGINEGAKYFDFVREDIECGPCRYCFLNDQEQVKFVKSAFALAQKLTASEDYDLIILDEVNVALKLGFLSIEEVLELMEKKHPQLELIMTGRDAHEKVMEKADLVTEMKLVKHYFDKGTSARRGIEY is encoded by the coding sequence ATGGCTAGATATGGAAAAATCCAGGTATATACCGGAGATGGAAAAGGAAAAACAACAGCATCATTAGGATTAGCTCTGAGAACTGTTGGCCAAGGCGGTAAAGTATTTATTGTGCAATTTATGAAAGGCGGCGCATACACCGGTGAATTTATCAGCATCAAAAATTTCCTCCCAAAGATTGATATTATACAATTTGGAAGGGGCTGTGTTAAAGAAAAAAAACAAATGAAATTATTAGGGATTAATGAAGGAGCAAAATATTTTGATTTTGTGAGAGAAGATATTGAATGCGGACCTTGCAGATATTGTTTTCTTAATGACCAGGAACAAGTAAAATTCGTGAAAAGCGCTTTTGCCTTAGCGCAGAAGTTAACTGCTTCAGAAGATTATGATTTAATTATTCTTGATGAAGTTAATGTAGCATTGAAATTAGGATTTTTGAGCATTGAAGAAGTGCTTGAATTAATGGAAAAAAAACACCCGCAATTGGAGTTAATAATGACCGGCAGAGATGCCCATGAAAAAGTAATGGAGAAAGCAGATTTAGTTACTGAAATGAAATTAGTCAAGCATTATTTCGACAAAGGCACTTCTGCAAGAAGAGGGATTGAGTATTAA